In the genome of Cryptomeria japonica chromosome 8, Sugi_1.0, whole genome shotgun sequence, one region contains:
- the LOC131031181 gene encoding uncharacterized protein LOC131031181, whose amino-acid sequence MGKKRKERTVAELYKRTVKLLKPRITPILEGHCRIQGPLNESDSESETKRLRNTADRDKEKDSSIERMESSVSTNVSKRRRNKEQETDHNTVDTILMQKKTPGKESPSEHATGKSASKDFVEREEIPGSKKTRISSNVRRAKGNKSRKASVASSHSDRGQEVELQASSMIEPSEKSLETPGSSQTHDEEKILFLGKQSEETCDQSRNSGTSSSHSDYVQKAETQATDTIEQSEKRLETLDASQARDEEKMLSIDKQSEETCDTSNNAAIPISDSDYEQKAEIQESGTIEQSEMYLETSFASQSNEETILSLGKQLEETSYKSGFNRQNEEVQATCMTEQIEKSLEAPSAAQSNDEGNILSLENQFEETRDKCFDKEPADILQSNETTIVVDAAVNKDDKGIKKQEEADEELPVTKPSDTTDINSEDSHCVGVTLSQNSLNTCSMAPITVSDEINELEVLTGIQSPVSLHSDLDVHAPGSENSSGMAQIHFNGDACNNKDLTERPLISNSPRLENTDELISTSTESLVTENVILKGTSASSDMANAENMSSLESPEMHFEKTSSSSIEGSLDVIQKAETESKGSEFLQQNNNIQIVTPTTSNVEEINTFAENSLPGHSLNVDGTETVNLPFKSGPLDHSLSSSPEKKEVSNILFSEDNILQEAVSSFPLSVIPGHSSLISASMSVKTEKEIEAYSSNQQEQDFAFTSSTVCTEFSTNKNTIIDKEEAKDVLPVLPVAARSAEHLENNVLKRNELDQDFQFCEGSKKLGPSELASSSGVSFPCGGTEKSCVPLSGEDDVKVCDICGNTGYEEMLAVCSVCNDGAEHIYCMQTMLDEVPERDWLCEGCKSKQDINVKRVETSTSLTVISKPACLNSRKHSYGTARSRLSAKLDKKKLVPERKRAFKGIPSSLLSTKRQAESFEIGPATKKLALGTPSSNIGSFCSNPKSIFHRENSFKALDIGKVKTSIAVSSTGDLPSSSVHDSGKSSTLYGASSPRLPVSAQLSKNRLLSLNSRMTDSSVVTGSKAGRNAPSTHSVKVSADSSTPLRSNSFYKLSATPKDVKEPIEVGSQAKADRENTSNSHAAGVIAKPLKCNTSTDLSTVSDPKTSSGVHNLETKEIRTGKLAKDGLGLAKKKAMSKSPSICRDSKSALSMNLEKPAVDDRHAKSVTFLMKDSPNSRPVRSEVKMAVAPRQVALNSNKELNSLRFLADGREGRTQLKTSPSKFQAVTANKLQHSASTEASHKVTAEKSEDKSLFETTFVIKSSEEENIFTSSVKDEKMSNSLGEKLAAEGRASQNEKKSATLANKLISNDLLLEENKKSGNFKKFSSLKWASPNHQTAAGSTRCYKCKELGHSAQLCTSRTSAETGSSGLRVSSLIASAARSAKDLSDTVSVKINTLEEITSSGNYKASGNDESSVLQLFNSEQDHADQPGSGSPGQVSSNKEASYRDPKCNSVESSKGASYLSRELDIKTLESCQVSIPTRDLGQGLATTTPILTSGLGEPSLVNPSSNSSKSQGEQLLHTAANEKKKLGNDEIQKNSSQLGQIVSPTEDMVVAIRESLSHGVPASLDGAGQPGIECRSVPCRGSSVVETTSASSLPEHNFLWQGGFDVQSNTNGTNYFDGIQAHASTSAASKVLDAVKKFSSKLQLEEVPRYSSWPLQFGHYRPSDKNIALYFFAKDHESYERPYRKLLEHMLKHDLALRGNFDGVELLVFSSNQLEEQSQRWNRLLFLWGVFRERKSTCIESSTCMNENVQGELAKGDPSASSVFGSSELEVMDTDRVVIGDSNVSEGTLRVTGDQTLASTSSQDEGPNGNSYDPNIQNLPVVEDTKFNSTLKIDKKDAEQLSIKKHSMGSSFESNEQSSSKIPQSNRLSSPDLSAGLEISTTQMPQNATDGNFFEEMIPPEAGLVASGKSGEISSSHIQTEGTKPNCLRHTLSASSTISLSSTERKAYSCDTLKTAHFQSDSLGQQTSIDKGKKRPRDAKCDRQMEKAKEVESARLSSRDGEMDQGWRPWEKHREDSLVANERERGRCPSISREEDYGNCEPKYQKDGMQQRKRFCPSRSHSPPQIGVQSHSQTKQIFKNDFEYSQTHSPNLDHIKQPLRWQASEMIPDFDGSSHEKSKNIVVDGKDGRRKLKSYSNVEVQENGKKQDVSNMNLAEQKMSSRQSYPIADLNQVADFDSAVEFSGTSVQQHIQQEDPEGHLRFPQYCQLTERVFFPFSDDISRNHRLSKLSEQWPSQLGSKQSSSESSSTSRLISSTEENWERLDLNMPSLELDLGGRVSSNPIKSSPLQGTENGSSLALSLAYPLTQNDQTTKTQKEDYKKPVNCSVNASFCLFGHRVNG is encoded by the exons ATGGGAAAGAAGAGGAAAGAACGAACCGTGGCAGAGCTGTACAAGCGTACTGTAAAGTTGTTAAAACCCCGG ATAACTCCTATACTTGAAGGTCATTGTCGCATACAAGGACCTCTAAATGAGTCTGACTCTGAAAGTGAGACAAAAAGG TTACGCAATACAGCAGACAGAGACAAAGAGAAAGACAGCAGCATTGAACGTATGGAATCCTCTGTTTCAACTAATGTTTCTAAAAGACGTAGAAACAAAGAGCAAGAAACAGATCATAACACTGTTGATACAATATTGATGCAAAAGAAAACTCCTGGGAAAGAATCACCGAGTGAGCATGCTACAGGCAAATCAGCTAGCAAAGATTTTGTGGAAAGAGAAGAAATTCCAGgcagcaagaagacaaggataagTAGTAATGTACGGAGGGCAAAGGGAAATAAATCAAGGAAAGCAAGTGTAGCTAGCAGTCATTCAGATCGTGGCCAGGAAGTGGAATTACAGGCAAGCAGTATGATTGAGCCAAGTGAAAAGTCCTTGGAGACTCCAGGCAGTTCTCAAACACATGATGAGGAGAAGATTCTTTTTCTTGGAAAGCAGTCAGAGGAAACATGTGATCAATCAAGAAATTCAGGTACAAGTAGCAGTCATTCAGATTATGTACAAAAAGCAGAAACACAAGCAACTGATACGATTGAGCAGAGTGAGAAGCGCTTAGAGACACTAGATGCTTCTCAAGCAAGGGATGAGGAAAAGATGCTTTCTATTGACAAGCAGTCAGAGGAAACGTGTGATACATCAAACAATGCAGCTATACCCATTAGTGATTCAGATTATGAACAGAAAGCTGAAATACAGGAAAGTGGTACAATTGAGCAAAGTGAAATGTACTTGGAAACTTCTTTTGCTTCTCAATCAAATGAGGAGACAATCCTTTCTCTTGGAAAGCAATTAGAGGAAACATCCTATAAATCAGGATTTAACAGACAGAATGAAGAAGTACAGGCAACCTGCATGACTGAGCAAATTGAGAAGTCTTTGGAGGCTCCAAGTGCTGCTCAATCAAATGATGAGGGGAACATCCTTTCTCTTGAAAATCAGTTTGAGGAAACTCGTGATAAGTGCTTTGACAAAGAGCCTGCTGATATTTTGCAATCTAATGAAACAACCATTGTTGTAGATGCTGCGGTAAATAAGGATGACAAGGGTATAAAGAAGCAAGAAGAGGCAGATGAGGAGCTGCCTGTAACAAAACCAAGTGATACTACTGATATCAACTCTGAAGACTCTCATTGTGTTGGGGTAACCTTGAGTCAAAATAGTTTGAACACATGTAGCATGGCACCGATAACTGTCTCAGATGAAATAAATGAATTGGAAGTATTAACAGGAATACAATCGCCTGTGTCACTTCATTCTGATTTAGATGTCCATGCCCCGGGAAGTGAAAATAGCTCAGGAATGGCACAAATTCATTTTAATGGGGATGCATGCAATAATAAAGATTTGACAGAGAGACCACTGATAAGTAATTCTCCAAGATTAGAAAATACAGATGAGCTGATATCTACAAGTACCGAATCACTTGTAACAGAAAATGTGATTTTGAAGGGAACAAGTGCATCATCTGACATGGCAAATGCTGAAAATATGAGCTCTCTTGAATCACCCGAAATGCATTTTGAGAAAACAAGCTCCAGTTCCATTGAAGGTTCTTTAGATGTAATTCAAAAAGCTGAAACTGAGTCTAAGGGgagtgaatttcttcaacaaaataATAACATTCAGATTGTGACACCTACAACTAGTAACGTAGAAGAAATAAATACATTTGCTGAGAATTCTTTGCCAGGACATAGTTTGAATGTAGATGGCACAGAAACTGTGAACTTGCCTTTCAAATCTGGTCCTTTGGACCATTCTCTTTCTAGTTCACCTGAGAAGAAGGAAGTTTCAAATATATTATTTTCTGAAGATAACATTTTACAGGAAGCAGTCAGTTCATTCCCTCTTTCAGTAATACCGGGGCATTCCTCTCTAATATCTGCAAGTATGTCTGTTAAAACTGAAAAGGAGATTGAAGCATATTCTAGCAATCAGCAAGAGCAGGATTTTGCATTTACATCGTCAACAGTCTGCACAGAGTTCTCTACAAATAAAAACACCATTATTGACAAGGAAGAAGCTAAAGATGTCTTGCCTGTTTTACCAGTAGCTGCAAGAAGTGCAGAGCATCTTGAAAATAATGTTTTGAAAA GAAATGAGTTGGATCAAGATTTTCAGTTTTGTGAAGGTAGCAAGAAGCTTGGGCCCTCTGAATTGGCTAGCTCTTCAGGAGTGTCATTTCCATGTGGAGGAACTGAAAAATCCTGCGTGCCTCTTTCTGGAGAGGATGAT GTTAAAGTATGCGATATTTGTGGGAATACGGGTTATGAAGAAATGCTTGCTGTATGTAGTGTATGTAATGATGGTGCAGAACACAT CTACTGCATGCAAACTATGCTAGATGAGGTGCCAGAAAGGGATTGGTTGTGTGAAGGGTGTAAGTCGAAGCAGGATATCAATGTTAAAAGGGTTGAGACATCTACAAGCTTGACTGTCATCTCTAAGCCTGCATGCTTAAACAGCAGGAAGCATTCTTATGGCACAGCACGGTCTAGGCTTTCTGCAAAATTGGATAAGAAGAAGTTAGTACCTGAAAGAAAGAGAGCTTTCAAAGGTATTCCTAGTTCCCTGTTATCTACAAAACGACAAGCTGAGTCTTTTGAAATTGGGCCAGCTACCAAAAAATTGGCTCTTGGAACTCCGAGTTCAAACATTGGCTCATTTTGTTCAAATCCGAAGTCTATTTTTCACAGGGAAAACTCATTCAAAGCATTAGACATAGGAAAAGTCAAAACATCTATTGCTGTATCTTCAACAGGGGACCTTCCAAGTAGCAGTGTCCATGACAGTGGAAAATCTTCAACTTTATATGGGGCTTCATCACCAAGGTTGCCTGTAAGTGCGCAATTGTCAAAAAACAGACTTCTGTCTCTCAATAGTAGGATGACTGACTCTTCAGTAGTCACAGGAAGCAAGGCTGGTAGGAATGCACCTTCTACTCATTCTGTTAAGGTGTCAGCCGATTCCTCCACACCTCTGAGATCAAACAGTTTTTACAAATTATCGGCAACCCCTAAGGATGTTAAGGAACCTATTGAAGTGGGTTCGCAGGCTAAAGCAGATAGAGAAAATACCAGTAACAGTCATGCAGCCGGGGTAATCGCCAAACCCTTAAAGTGCAATACAAGCACAGATTTGTCAACTGTTTCAGATCCAAAGACATCTTCCGGTGTTCATAATTTAGAGACAAAAGAAATAAGAACTGGAAAATTAGCGAAAGATGGACTAGGTCTTGCAAAAAAGAAAGCAATGTCGAAGTCTCCAAGTATATGTAGAGATTCCAAATCTGCTTTATCAATGAATCTGGAAAAGCCTGCAGTAGATGATAGGCATGCCAAGTCAGTTACGTTTTTGATGAAGGATTCACCCAACTCTAGGCCAGTACGATCTGAAGTTAAAATGGCTGTTGCTCCAAGACAGGTTGCACTCAACTCAAATAAGGAGCTTAATTCTTTGAGGTTCTTAG CTGATGGAAGGGAAGGAAGAACACAGTTAAAAACATCACCTAGTAAGTTTCAAGCTGTTACAGCTAACAAACTGCAGCATTCTGCCTCTACTGAAGCTTCCCATAAAGTTACAGCTGAGAAGTCTGAAGATAAGTCTCTGTTTGAGACAACCTTTGTCATAAAATCATCAGAAGAGGAAAACATTTTCACTTCTTCTGTTAAGGATGAAAAAATGAGTAACTCCCTTGGAGAAAAACTTGCAGCAGAAGGTCGTGCTTCTCAGAATGAGAAAAAAAGTGCAACACTTGCAAACAAACTAATTTCAAACGATTTGCTTCTTGAGGAGAATAAGAAGTCAggaaatttcaagaaattttcttCTTTGAAGTGGGCATCACCTAATCATCAAACAGCAGCTGGAAGCACAAGGTGCTATAAGTGTAAAGAACTAGGTCATTCTGCTCAGTTATGCACAAGTCGTACTTCTGCAGAAACTGGGAGTAGCGGTCTCCGTGTTTCTAGTCTCATAGCTTCAGCTGCAAGAAGTGCAAAGGATCTGTCAGATACTGTCAGTGTTAAAATAAACACTCTTGAGGAGATAACATCTTCAGGTAACTACAAAGCCAGTGGAAATGATGAAAGTTCAGTGCTACAGCTGTTCAACTCTGAACAGGACCATGCTGATCAGCCTGGGAGTGGCTCACCAGGGCAAGTTTCTAGCAATAAGGAGGCTTCCTATCGTGATCCAAAGTGTAATTCTGTGGAATCTTCTAAAGGAGCGTCGTACTTAAGCCGGGAGCTTGATATTAAAACCTTAGAGAGCTGTCAGGTTTCTATCCCTACTAGGGACCTTGGTCAAGGTTTAGCTACTACAACGCCAATTCTGACATCTGGTCTTGGGGAGCCATCTTTAGTTAATCCTTCTAGTAACAGTTCCAAGTCCCAAGGAGAGCAACTGTTGCATACAGCTGCTAATGAAAAGAAGAAATTAGGAAATGatgaaattcaaaaaaattcatctCAATTAGGACAAATTGTTTCTCCAACAGAGGACATGGTTGTAGCTATTAGAGAAAGCTTGTCTCATGGTGTTCCTGCATCTCTTGATGGAGCTGGCCAACCAGGCATAGAGTGTAGATCTGTTCCATGCCGAGGGTCTTCTGTAGTAGAAACTACTTCAGCATCAAGTCTACCAGAGCACAATTTCTTATGGCA AGGTGGCTTCGATGTGCAAAGCAATACAAATGGTACCAACTACTTTGACGGGATACAAGCTCATGCATCAACTTCTGCGGCATCAAAAGTCCTTGATGCAGTAAAGAAGTTTTCCTCTAAACTTCAGCTAGAGGAAGTTCCTCGCTACAGCTCATGGCCACTGCAATTTGGTCACTACCGCCCAAGCGATAAGAATATTGCTCTCTACTTTTTTGCCAAAGATCATGAGAG CTATGAAAGGCCCTACCGAAAATTGCTGGAGCATATGCTTAAGCATGACTTGGCTCTGAGAGGAAACTTTGATGGCGTGGAGCTTTTAGTTTTTTCCTCAAATCAGCTTGAAGAACAATCTCAGC GTTGGAATAGACTTTTGTTTCTGTGGGGTGTTTTCAGGGAAAGGAAGTCAACTTGCATTGAATCATCTACatgtatgaatgaaaatgttcagggAGAATTAGCAAAAGGAGATCCTTCAGCTTCATCTGTATTTGGATCTTCTGAGTTAGAGGTGATGGATACTGACAGAGTTGTAATCGGAGATTCGAATGTATCAGAGGGTACCCTTAGAGTTACTGGGGACCAAACACTTGCATCGACTTCTTCTCAGGATGAAGGACCAAATGGAAATTCGTATGATCCGAATATCCAAAATTTGCCTGTTGTCGAAGATACTAAATTCAACAGCACTCTGAAgattgacaagaaggatgcagaaCAGTTATCAATCAAGAAGCATTCAATGGGATCGTCATTTGAGTCTAATGAGCAGTCATCTTCAAAAATTCCACAATCTAATAGGTTAAGCAGCCCTGATTTGTCAGCTGGACTTGAAATTAGTACAACACAGATGCCTCAAAATGCAACAGATGGCAACTTTTTTGAG GAAATGATTCCTCCGGAGGCTGGACTAGTTGCATCGGGAAAATCTGGAGAGATATCAAGTTCACACATTCAAACAGAGGGGACAAAACCAAACTGTTTGAGACATACGCTATCTGCTTCTTCAACCATCTCTCTCAGTTCTACAGAAAGGAAAGCTTATTCTTGTGATACTTTAAAGACTGCTCATTTTCAGTCTGATTCGCTTGGTCAACAAACAAGTATTGATAAGGGAAAGAAAAGGCCAAGAGATGCTAAATGTGATAGACAAATGGAGAAAGCAAAGGAAGTAGAATCTGCAAGGTTGAGTAGCAGGGATGGTGAAATGGATCAGGGGTGGAGGCCATGGGAAAAGCACAGAGAGGATTCGCTTGTTgcaaatgaaagagagagaggcaGGTGCCCTTCAATAAGTAGAGAAGAAGATTATGGTAACTGTGAACCAAAGTATCAAAAGGATGGGATGCAACAAAGGAAACGCTTTTGTCCTTCACGTTCTCATTCACCACCACAAATTGGAGTTCAGTCACACTCTCAAACAAAGCAAATCTTTAAGAATGATTTTGAATATTCCCAAACTCATTCCCCTAACTTGGATCATATCAAGCAACCATTAAGATGGCAAGCTTCTGAGATGATTCCTGATTTTGATGGGTCATCTCATGAAAAGTCAAAAAATATTGTAGTAGATGGAAAGGATGGCCGGAGAAAATTGAAGAGTTACAGTAATGTGGAAGTTCAGGAAAATGGCAAAAAGCAAGATGTAAGCAACATGAATCTTGCAGAGCAGAAAATGTCATCTCGGCAATCTTATCCCATTGCTGATTTAAATCAGGTTGCTGATTTCGATTCTGCAGTTGAGTTCAGTGGAACCTCTGTTCAACAGCATATTCAACAGGAAGATCCAGAGGGCCATCTTCGCTTTCCACAATATTGTCAATTGACAGAGAGAGTGTTTTTCCCGTTTTCTGATGATATCAGCAGAAATCACAGATTATCAAAACTGTCTGAACAGTGGCCAAGCCAGCTTGGTTCTAAACAGAGCTCTTCTGAGTCATCTTCAACTAGTCGACTTATTTCTTCAACTGAAGAAAATTGGGAACGATTGGATTTGAATATGCCCAGTCTTGAGCTTGATTTAGGAGGGAGAGTGTCTTCTAATCCTATAAAGAGCAGTCCTTTACAGGGAACTGAAAATGGTTCATCTCTTGCACTCTCACTTGCTTATCCTTTGACCCAGAATGATCAAACTACCAAGACTCAGAAAGAAGATTATAAGAAACCAGTGAACTGTAGTGTAAACGCATCATTCTGTCTGTTTGGTCATCGTGTAAATGGTTGA